The following proteins are encoded in a genomic region of Paenibacillus sp. FSL H3-0469:
- a CDS encoding ABC transporter substrate-binding protein, which yields MKQLVNTFLAILIVAFGLMFLASRLNSAQGYSGGNTLTIYNWGDYVDPDLLKQFQEETGITVIYQTFDSNEAMLTKVEQGGTIFDVVIPSDYAIAKMREENLLLPLDHSKLPNLANIDSKFMNLSFDPGNKYSVPYFWGTVGIIFNPDMTKGIDFSSWDSLWDKRLKNNIFLVDGAREVMGMALNSLHYSVNDTKEEHLQEALAKLNKLSPNVKAIVGDEVKMLLANEEAAVGIVWSGDASEIMDDNDKLDFVVPEEGSNKWFDNMVIPRTAGNVEGAHKFINFMLRPEVAAQNAEYVGYSTPNVPALKLLPEDISGDERFYPPAELTDRLEVYDNLGKRMLAHYNELFLMFKMNKK from the coding sequence ATGAAGCAGCTAGTCAATACGTTCCTGGCGATTCTGATCGTTGCCTTCGGACTGATGTTCCTGGCCTCCCGGTTGAATTCAGCCCAGGGCTATTCGGGCGGCAACACGTTGACCATCTATAACTGGGGCGACTATGTGGACCCCGATCTGCTGAAGCAGTTCCAAGAGGAGACTGGAATTACAGTCATCTACCAGACATTCGATTCCAATGAAGCGATGCTGACCAAGGTCGAGCAGGGCGGCACCATCTTCGATGTCGTCATCCCGTCTGACTATGCGATTGCCAAGATGCGGGAAGAGAATCTGCTGCTGCCGCTGGATCACAGCAAGCTGCCGAATCTCGCCAACATCGATTCCAAGTTCATGAATCTGTCCTTCGATCCCGGTAACAAGTATTCGGTTCCTTATTTCTGGGGGACGGTGGGGATCATCTTCAACCCCGACATGACGAAGGGGATTGATTTCAGCAGCTGGGATTCCCTGTGGGACAAGCGGCTGAAGAATAACATTTTCCTCGTGGACGGAGCCCGTGAGGTCATGGGTATGGCGCTGAACAGCCTGCACTACTCCGTCAACGACACGAAGGAGGAACATTTGCAAGAGGCGCTCGCCAAGCTGAACAAGCTGTCTCCGAATGTGAAGGCCATTGTAGGTGACGAGGTCAAAATGCTGCTCGCGAACGAAGAAGCGGCAGTCGGTATTGTCTGGTCCGGCGACGCTTCGGAGATCATGGATGACAACGACAAGCTGGACTTCGTTGTGCCGGAGGAAGGCTCGAACAAATGGTTCGACAACATGGTCATTCCGCGCACCGCAGGCAATGTCGAGGGCGCTCATAAGTTTATCAACTTCATGCTGCGGCCGGAAGTCGCCGCACAGAATGCAGAATACGTCGGTTATTCCACGCCGAACGTGCCTGCGCTGAAGCTGCTGCCGGAGGACATCTCCGGCGACGAACGCTTCTACCCGCCCGCCGAGCTCACCGACCGGCTGGAGGTCTACGACAACCTTGGCAAGCGGATGCTTGCCCACTATAATGAGCTGTTCCTAATGTTTAAGATGAATAAGAAGTAG
- a CDS encoding ABC transporter permease, which translates to MKNRRRVKNQNGIANIYLVLVFLVLYAPIFYLMYYSFNSGGTMHKFEGFTLDYYREVVADTRLMIIVINTLVIALLSSAIATIIAVIGALAIHHVRSRRAKNTLLSLNNVLIVSPDVIIGASFLILFTIVGIKLGFTSVLLSHVAFSIPIAVIMILPHLQEMSPTLTDAARDLGATRRDVLTKVILPIIKPGIFSGFFMALTYSLDDFAVTFFVTGNGYSTLSVEIYSRARQGVSLSINALSTLIFLFTILLVIGYYYLNQRKSRPPVQIAEPVAEAGVPR; encoded by the coding sequence ATGAAGAACAGACGCAGGGTTAAGAACCAGAACGGCATCGCGAATATCTATCTGGTGCTGGTCTTCCTGGTGCTGTACGCGCCAATCTTCTATCTGATGTACTACTCGTTCAACAGCGGCGGCACCATGCACAAGTTCGAAGGCTTCACGCTGGATTATTACCGTGAAGTGGTTGCGGATACCCGGCTGATGATTATTGTGATTAACACATTGGTCATTGCCCTCCTGTCATCGGCTATTGCGACCATAATAGCGGTGATCGGTGCGCTGGCAATTCATCATGTCCGCAGCCGCCGGGCCAAGAACACGCTGCTCTCGCTGAACAATGTGCTGATTGTCAGCCCGGATGTCATTATCGGAGCCTCCTTCCTGATCCTGTTCACGATTGTCGGGATCAAGCTGGGCTTCACCTCGGTGCTGCTCTCGCATGTGGCGTTCAGCATTCCAATTGCGGTCATTATGATCCTGCCGCATTTGCAGGAGATGAGCCCGACCTTAACGGATGCCGCCCGCGATCTCGGGGCTACGCGCCGGGATGTGCTCACGAAGGTCATTCTGCCGATCATCAAGCCGGGAATCTTCAGCGGCTTCTTCATGGCCCTGACCTATTCCCTGGATGATTTCGCAGTTACTTTCTTCGTCACGGGCAATGGCTATTCCACCCTGTCGGTGGAGATCTATTCCCGCGCCCGGCAAGGGGTCTCGTTGTCGATTAACGCGCTGTCGACGTTGATTTTCCTCTTCACGATTCTGCTGGTCATCGGTTATTATTACCTGAACCAGCGCAAGAGCCGTCCGCCGGTGCAGATTGCCGAGCCGGTGGCCGAAGCGGGGGTGCCTAGATGA